The following nucleotide sequence is from Salinispirillum sp. LH 10-3-1.
ACGAAGGGCTGAGCAAGACACGGTTTGTTGACCCCTTTGATGCGGGCCCAACCTTCCGTGGTGTATTGGATGATTTAACCTCTATGCAGGCCATTCGCCCCGTTCAGGCGGTGCAAGCAGGCACCCCCGCAGCACCAACCCCTTGGCTGGTAAGCCAGGGTGAAGGCGCTGATTTTCAATGTGTGCTGGTGCAGGGCGAGATGATTGATGATGTGCTGCACTGTGCCGGTGAACTGACTCTGGCGGCGAACACCCCCAGCCTGGCCCTTCCCTTGGAGGCTGCAGCATGACCATTATCCGTCCAATTGCTGAATCCGATCTCGACTCGCTGATCTCCATGGCGCGAGAGTCAGGTATTGGTGTAACCAGCCTGCCAGACAACCCGGACCTAATGAAGCGCAAACTGGCCCGCGCCGTGGCGTCTTTTCAACAGCGCCTGACGCCGGAAGAATCGCACTATATTTTTGTTATTCAAGAAACACCCGATGGCCCACCGGTTGGCCTGTGCGGCATTGAAGCTCGCATTGGTCGCGATGAGGTGTGGTACAACTATCGCCTCGGCGAAGTGATTCAGGCGTCGAAGGCTTTAGGCCTATACCGTCGCACGCCCACGTTGTTCCTAAGCAACGACCTGACCGGTGCGACCGAACTGGGTTCACTGTATTTGCGTGAGCCCTATCGCCGTAACCGCAATGGCTCGGTGTTGTCGAAGTCGCGGTATTTGTTTTTGGCCTCATTTCCTGAACTGTTCAGCAGTCGGGTGATCGCCGAGATGCGTGGTTATTCAGACGCTGACGGCAACTCACCATTTTGGGATGGCCTGGGGCACCGTTTCTTTAACATGGAATTCAGCGACGCTGACTTCCTGACCGGGTCGGGTGACAAGGTATTCATCGCTGAGTTGATGCCGAAATTCCCAATCTATGTGCCCATGCTACCCGCCGATGCGCAAAACGCTATCAGCGCTGTGCACCCGCACACTGAGCCTGCTCTGGCCATGCTGGAAGCCGAAGGTTTCCGCAAAAACGGTTACGTCGATATCTT
It contains:
- the astA gene encoding arginine N-succinyltransferase, whose product is MTIIRPIAESDLDSLISMARESGIGVTSLPDNPDLMKRKLARAVASFQQRLTPEESHYIFVIQETPDGPPVGLCGIEARIGRDEVWYNYRLGEVIQASKALGLYRRTPTLFLSNDLTGATELGSLYLREPYRRNRNGSVLSKSRYLFLASFPELFSSRVIAEMRGYSDADGNSPFWDGLGHRFFNMEFSDADFLTGSGDKVFIAELMPKFPIYVPMLPADAQNAISAVHPHTEPALAMLEAEGFRKNGYVDIFDAGPAVECELQRIGGVQRSERLHARIVEHKEKDSAIRPQWMISNERFSEFRAITATHIYRDGPNLELTPEQAEILRISAGDPIRVMSIKPEEPQDG